The following nucleotide sequence is from Oceanibaculum indicum P24.
CAGGGCTGCCGGCGGCAGGAAGGGCGGCAGGCCGAAGGTCAGCGCGTAGCTGACCAGCCAGCCGACCGGAATGCCGACTCCGGCCAGCAATGCACCGCGGCCCGGCCCGCCGGCCAGCCGCATGACCAGCCCGACCAGCAGGGATGTGACGAAGGGGAAAAGGGCGCTCTGGCCGAACGGCCCGGAGACGAGGCTGTGGATCATGGACATCATGGGTGCAGAATCCGCGGCGCCTAACGCGCCGTCAATTGCCGGGCGATCTCGGCCAGGCGCGGGCCGGCCTCGTTCTTAAGATAGTCGGGCGACAGGATGAAGGACGGCCCGCCGCAATTCAGCGCGAACACCGCCGACCGGTCCGCCGACAGCAGCGGCACGCCGACCGCGTGCACATCCGACTGCCAGTCACCCAGCGAGAGGCAGAAGCCATAGCGGTCCATCTCCTCCATCGCCTTCTCGATGCCGGCCTTCACCGCCGGATAACGGTCCGGGAAACGCTCGCGCATCGACTCCATCAGATAGTCCCGCTCGGCCTCCGGCAGCACGCTCAGCAACGAGCGCCCCATCGCCGTGGTCGCGATCGGCACGCGCGAGCCGACATCGAGGCGCAGCGTCACCGTGCCCGGCCCCTTGCAGCATTCGACATAGACCATCGACAGCCGGTCGCGGGTGCCGAGCGCGACCGAGGCATTGGCGTCATTGGCGAGGTCCTGCATCAGCGGCCGCGCGCGTTCGCGGATATCGAGGCCCGACAGCATCGCATAGCCCAGCGCCAGCACGCCGGAACCCAGCTGATAGACGCCCAGCCGTTCGGAATAGGTCAGGTAGCCCAGCCGTGTCAGCGTATAGGTCAGGCGGGAGATGGTCGGCTTCGGCAGGCGAGTGCGCTCGGCGATTTCCTGGTTGCCCAGCCCCACATCGCCGGGCCGGAAGCAGCGCAGCACATCCAGCCCGCGCGCCAGCGCGGTGACGAACTGCCGGTCCTTCGCTTCCTCCTCCAGAAGATCATCCTCGTAGAGCGGCACATCCTTTCCGCTGGCTTCCGCAGATTTCAACATCATGTGCCCCGTGCAACCCCGTCCGTTCTTCGCCACGCATTGTTGCAGCGCAGCATTCTCTTTACTATCGCATCAGTATAACGGAATTTCATTTTGCCACGCGGAATAATCCGCCCGCGCAACAGAGAACATCCCGGACAGAATCGGAATGGCAACAGAGAGCAAGCCCGTACCGCCCGCGCGCCCTGCCCCCGCGCGCCCTGCCATGGGACTTGCCCTGCTGGTCGTGGTGCTGGCGACGCTGGCGGAACGGGCCTTTGGCCTGCATGACGCGCAATATGTGGCGGCGGCGGCCTATCTCGCCTTCGTTTTGGGCTGCCTGCCCCGGCTGGGGCGGCGAGAGACCATCCTGCTGTCGGTCGCGGCGGTCCTGACGGCACTGGCCATTCTCTGGCGGGACGATCCGATAACGCCCCTGCTGCAGGGGCTGGATACCGCCACCTACATGGCGACCTTTCTGCTGACGCTGGGCATGCTGCGCACGGCAGCGGCAACCTCCCCCGCCGTGCTGGAATGCGGCATCTACCTCACCCAGCAGCCGCCGGGCCGGCGCTATGTTGCCTTGCATACCGGCGGACACCTGCTGGGGCTGCTGCTGAATTTCGGCGTGCTGAACCTGCTGGGCCCGATGATCCGGCGCGGGGTGGAAAGCGGCGATCCCTCGCTGGCGGAAATCCGCGAGCAGCGCCAGATCTCCGCCGTGCTGCGCGGCTTCCCCACCATCCTGCTGTGGTCGCCGGCCACCATCACCCAGGCGCTGATGGTCAGCCTGCTGCCGGGCGTCGATCCTGCCCGATTGCTGATGCTGGGGCTTGCCCTCACCTTCATCCTGCTGGGCGTCGGCTGGCTGGAGGACCGTGTGCGCTGGCACAGCTTCCAGCGTGCCCGCGCCCATATCAAGCGCCCGCCCCCGCCGCCCGCCCCCTGGCGGGCCTTCGGCGGCATGATGCTGATCTGCGCCGCGCTGGCGGGGTCGGTGGTGCTGGTGAAGCTGGCGCTCGACATTCCCATCGTGCCGGCCCTCATCACCGCCATCCCCTGCGTCGTCATTGGCTGGATGGCGCTGCAGAATGCCGGGCTGGGCCTGCGCGATGCGGCCGTAACGACGGGGCAGAGGCTGCGCCAGATCGTGACCGTGTCCTTCCCCAACGCCTCGCCGGAGACGCTGACGCTCAGCTCCTCCGCCTTCATCGGCGTGCTGGTGGCCACCCTGCTGCCGCCCGAACTGGTGGCCGCCGCGATCCGCCCCCTTGAGGATCAGCCGATCCTGCTGCTGGCCATCATCATCGCCATCGTCCCGCTGGCCTCGCAGATCGCCTTCAACCCGATCATCTCCGTCGTGGTGCTGGGCGGCGCGCTGATCCGCGTGCCCGGCCTGCCGGTCGAGCCGACCATCCTGGCGCTGGCGCTGGCCTGCGGCTGGATGCTGGCGCTGCCCGGCTCCCCCTTCTCCATTCCCTGCCTGATCCTGGGCCGGCTGCTGAACCGGTCCGGCACCCAGATATCCTGGCGCTGGAACGGCATCTATACGCTGATGGCCTATGCCACGGTGCTGCTGTTCATCGCCTGCGCAAGGCTGATCTGATTTCGACAATTTCGCATTGCAGAACTGCCTTTCGCTTTTCTATAGTCGGGCAACCGCTAAAAAAAGCATTTGGGAGTGACGCCGTGGCCCTCGACCAGGAAACCTTCGACCAGCTTGTCCAGACCGTCCGCCGCTTCATCCGCGAGCGGCTTGTGCCGCTGGAGCGGCAGGTTGACGAAACCGACAGGATACCCGACGAGATCGTCGAGGAGATGAAGGAGCTGGGCCTGTTCGGCCTGTCGATCCCGCAGGAATATGGCGGCATCGGCCTGAATGTGACCGAGGAAGTGAAGCTGGCCTTCGAGCTGGGCTACACCTCGCCCGCCTTCCGCTCGATCATCGGCACCAACAACGGCATCGGCTCGCAGGGCATCGTCAATGACGGCACGCCGGAGCAGAAGGCGAAGTACCTGCCGAAGCTGGCCAGCGGCGAGATCATCGGCAGCTTCTGCCTGACCGAGCCGGATGTCGGTTCCGACGCCGCCTCGCTGCGCACCAGCGCACGCATGGACGGCAACGAATATGTGATCAACGGCACCAAGCGCTACATCACCAACGCGCCGCATGCCGGTGTCTTCACCGTGATGGCCCGCACCGACCCGGACAATAAGGGTGCCGGCGGCATCTCCGCCTTCGTCGTCGAGAATGGCCTGCCCGGCCTGAAGTTCGGCAAGGCCGACAAGAAGATGGGCCAGAAGGGCGCGCATGTCTGCGACGTCATCTTCGAGGATGTGCGCGTGCCCGCCGATTCGATCATCGGCGGCAAGGAAGGCATGGGCTTCAAGACCGCGATGAAGGTGCTGGACCGTGGCCGCATCAACATCGCCGCCGCCTGCGTCGGCGTCGCCCAGCGGCTGATCGAGGAGAGCGTGCGCTACGCCACGGAGCGCAAGCAGTTCGGCCAGGCCATCGCCAACTACCAGCTGATCCAGGCGATGCTGGCGGATTCGCAGACCGAATGCTACGCCGCCAAGATGATGGTGCTGGACGCCGCCGAGAAGCGCGACCGAGGCGAGAACACCATCCAGGAAGCGGCCTGCGCGAAATACTACGCCTCCGAGATGGTTGGCCGCGTCGCCGACCGCGCCGTGCAGATCCATGGCGGGGCGGGCTATCTGGCGGAATATAATGTGGAGCGCTTCTACCGCGATGTCCGCCTGTTCCGCATCTATGAGGGCACCTCGCAGATCCAGCAGCTCATCATCGCGCGCGAAATGCTGAAGCGGTTCGCCGGCTGAGCCGGCGATGGAGGCCGCCACCATGCGCTACACGACGCCGGCGCTGGATATCTACGACAATGTCTGGGATTCGATCCGCCACTGGGTCGAGGCCGCCCCCGACCTGCCCGCCATCGACCAGGAGGGCACGGTCTGGAGCTATGGCAGGCTGGGCGAGGCCGTCCGGACACTGACCGACTTCCTGACCGCGCATGACGTCGCAGCCGGCGACCGCGTGCTGTTCGTGATGGAGAACAGCGCCGGTGCCATCGCCGGCATGCTGGCGGCAATGAGGCTTGGCGCTTGGGCGATCCCGCTGAACGCGCGCCTGTCAGTCCGCGAGATCGACGAAATCCGCAAGCATGCCGGGCCGCGCGTCACGCTCTACACCACTGCCGTCTCGAAGGAGGCGCAGGCCCATGCCGAGCGCCACGGCGCGCGCGAAGCCCCCAGCCTGAAGGAAGCCGGGCTGCTCTATGCGCCTGCCGACGGCACCGTGCACCGCATGCCCAGCTTCGGCCCAGCGCGCGACCGGGTGGCGGCGCTGATCTATACCTCCGGCACCACCGGCAATCCCAAGGGCGTCATGCTGACGCACGGCAATCTGCTGTTTATCGCCGGGCGCAGCAGCCATGCCCGGCTGACCACGCCTGCCGACAAGGTCTATGCCGTGCTGCCGATCAGCCATGTGTTCGGGCTGGCCTCG
It contains:
- a CDS encoding IclR family transcriptional regulator — translated: MMLKSAEASGKDVPLYEDDLLEEEAKDRQFVTALARGLDVLRCFRPGDVGLGNQEIAERTRLPKPTISRLTYTLTRLGYLTYSERLGVYQLGSGVLALGYAMLSGLDIRERARPLMQDLANDANASVALGTRDRLSMVYVECCKGPGTVTLRLDVGSRVPIATTAMGRSLLSVLPEAERDYLMESMRERFPDRYPAVKAGIEKAMEEMDRYGFCLSLGDWQSDVHAVGVPLLSADRSAVFALNCGGPSFILSPDYLKNEAGPRLAEIARQLTAR
- a CDS encoding acyl-CoA dehydrogenase family protein; the encoded protein is MALDQETFDQLVQTVRRFIRERLVPLERQVDETDRIPDEIVEEMKELGLFGLSIPQEYGGIGLNVTEEVKLAFELGYTSPAFRSIIGTNNGIGSQGIVNDGTPEQKAKYLPKLASGEIIGSFCLTEPDVGSDAASLRTSARMDGNEYVINGTKRYITNAPHAGVFTVMARTDPDNKGAGGISAFVVENGLPGLKFGKADKKMGQKGAHVCDVIFEDVRVPADSIIGGKEGMGFKTAMKVLDRGRINIAAACVGVAQRLIEESVRYATERKQFGQAIANYQLIQAMLADSQTECYAAKMMVLDAAEKRDRGENTIQEAACAKYYASEMVGRVADRAVQIHGGAGYLAEYNVERFYRDVRLFRIYEGTSQIQQLIIAREMLKRFAG